CGTTGAGGAGGAATTTTATTGAAACAGCCTGAGCAAGAGTCACGTGAAATGGTTACCACCGCTAAACCGTTCTTTGCATTTGACCTTAATTTTTTATATGCTGTTAATAAACGGTCTTCAATTTTAGTTTCTTGCTGAGAAGCTTTATCTAACAAAACATCTTCTTCTTTCTGCGTTTCACCTGTAATACTTTGAAGCTCTTCTCTTTTAAGCGATAGATCTTTATTACGCTCATCCAAAACAATAGAAGCATTATCAAGAGCTACTTTTTTGTTTTGAATTTCAGCCTGATGCTCACGAATTCGTTTTTCGTTTACTTGAATATCTAAAGATTGCAGCTCAACCTCTTTACTCAATGCTTCAAACTCACGGTTATTCTTAACATTATTCTGCTGGCCTTCGTATTTCTTAATAAGTGCCTGCGACTCTTTAATATTGTTTTTGCGATTAACGATTGTATCCTCTAAATCGTCTAACTCGTGTTTTAATTTATTGATACGGGTTTCTAAACCGGCCACCTCATCTTCCAAGTCGTTAACCTCCATTGGAAGTTCGCCACGTAACGTACGAATTTTATCAATTTTAGAATGGATGGTTTGTAAATCCCAAAGGGCCTGAAGTTTTTGTTCTACTGTTGCTTCCATGTATGCGAAACAAAATTTGGATTTGTTACAGATAGTTAACCGGGTTTGTTTTTACCCCGCTTAACAGAACCGCAAAGGTAGGGAATTTTTCCGACAATTTTTCAAGTATTAATTCTGATGTAAATTGCTCACTTTCAAAATGCCCGATATCTGCAATTACAATTTTACCTTCAGCGTCAAAAAACTCATGATATTTATAGTCCGAAGTTACAAACACATCTGCTCCTTCTCGAATTGCATCTTTCAACAAAAAGCCTCCTGCACCACCACAAACGGCAATTTTCTTCACCTTTGGCTTCACTTCATCAGTATATTTAACTACTCCGGCCAACATGGTTTGCTTGAGCATCTTTAAGAAATCAATCGTATTCATTTCCTCTTCCAATTCACCTATCATTCCTGAACCAACTGTCATAAAAGAATTGGATAGAGCATAAATATCATAGGCTACTTCTTCATATGGATGAGATTTCAATAAAGCCGATACCACCTTTCCTTCCAAAAAAGCAGGAAAAACGGTTTCAATACGCACCTCTGGTTCCAATTGCATTACACCTTTTTCCCCGACAAATGGATTGGTTTGTTCATTTCCTTT
Above is a window of Solitalea lacus DNA encoding:
- a CDS encoding Nif3-like dinuclear metal center hexameric protein, encoding MQLHQITSYLENLAPLAYQEDYDNSGLIVGSQNQEIKKALISLDCTEAVVDEAIEKGANLIISHHPIVFKGMKRFNGSSYVERVVMKAIKHDIALYAIHTNLDSVLGGVNAKICNKLGLVNRSILAPKLNKLKKLVTFCPVEQADEVRQALFLAGAGDIGNYSDCSFNVAGTGTFKGNEQTNPFVGEKGVMQLEPEVRIETVFPAFLEGKVVSALLKSHPYEEVAYDIYALSNSFMTVGSGMIGELEEEMNTIDFLKMLKQTMLAGVVKYTDEVKPKVKKIAVCGGAGGFLLKDAIREGADVFVTSDYKYHEFFDAEGKIVIADIGHFESEQFTSELILEKLSEKFPTFAVLLSGVKTNPVNYL
- a CDS encoding zinc ribbon domain-containing protein; amino-acid sequence: MEATVEQKLQALWDLQTIHSKIDKIRTLRGELPMEVNDLEDEVAGLETRINKLKHELDDLEDTIVNRKNNIKESQALIKKYEGQQNNVKNNREFEALSKEVELQSLDIQVNEKRIREHQAEIQNKKVALDNASIVLDERNKDLSLKREELQSITGETQKEEDVLLDKASQQETKIEDRLLTAYKKLRSNAKNGLAVVTISRDSCSGCFNKIPPQRQADIRQRKKIIVCEHCGRIIVDEGFTLEEVTI